In a single window of the Bubalus kerabau isolate K-KA32 ecotype Philippines breed swamp buffalo chromosome 18, PCC_UOA_SB_1v2, whole genome shotgun sequence genome:
- the LCP2 gene encoding lymphocyte cytosolic protein 2, with translation MAFKNVPFRSEVLNWDPNTLADYFKKLNYKDCEKVVRKYDIDGPRFLNLAENDIQKFPKLRVPILSKLSQEINKNEERRSIFTRKPQVQRFPEETESHEEDNGGWSSFEEDDYESPNDDADAEDDGDYESPNEEEEAPVEDDADYEPPPSNDEEALQNSILPAKPLSNPNSMYIDRPPTGKVQQPPVPPQRPMPSLPPLPAAGRIHQPLPPPQPNHEEPSRSRNHKTAKLPAPSIDRSTKPALDRSLVPFDREPFTLGKKPVISDKPSVLGGRPPGENFPKIQKPPLPPATERHDRGSPLPGKKPPVPRHMRGPERRENDEDDVHQRLPPQPSPLPMTSNTFPSRSTKPSPKNSLPLTHSSGAFSESNTNFPQSASLPPYFSQGPGNRPLPRMEGRNFSPVPSKPRPQSPGEEENSLNEDWYVSYITRTEAEAALRKINQDGTFLVRDSSKKTISNPYVLMVLYKDKVYNIQIRYQEESQVYLLGTGLRGKEDFLSVSDIIDYFRKMPLLLIDGKNRGSRYQCTLTYSAGYP, from the exons ATGGCATTCAAGAACGTGCCCTTTCGCTCTGAGGTCCTGAATTGGGACCCTAACACCCTTGCAGACTATTTCAAAAAG CTAAACTACAAGGACTGTGAAAAGGTCGTGAGGAAATATGACATCGATGGGCCACGGTTTCTG AACCTGGCAGAGAACGACATCCAGAAGTTCCCTAAGCTCCGTGTGCC GATTCTGAGTAAGTTAAGTCAAGAAATCAACAAGAATGAAGAGAGAAGGAGCATTTTCACACGCAA ACCCCAAGTCCAGCGGTTTCCGGAGGAGACAG AGAGCCACGAGGAAGACAACGGAGGCTGGTCATCCTTT GAAGAAGATGACTATGAAAGTCCCAATGATGATGCAGATGCGGAGGACGACGGTGACTACGAGTCCCCCAACGAAGAGGAAGAGGCACCTGTGGAAGATGATGCCGATTACGAGCCACCACCCTCCAACGATGAGGAAGCTCTGCAGAACTCCATCCTGCCTGCCAAGCCTTTGTCCAACCCCAACTCCATGTACATAG ACCGCCCCCCTACTGGGAAAGTGCAGCAGCCGCCTGTGCCCCCACAAAGGCCaatgccctccctccctcctttgccCGCGGCCGGCCGGATTCACCAG ccactacccccaccccagcccaaccACGAGGAGCCTAGCAGAAGTAGAAACCACAAAACGGCCAAGC TCCCTGCTCCTTCCATAGACAGAAGCACGAAACCAGCCCTAGATCGTTCATTAGTTCCATTTGACAGAGAGCCCTTCACACTAG GAAAGAAGCCAGTGATTTCTGACAAG CCCTCGGTCCTAGGGGGAAG GCCTCCTGGGGAGAATTTTCCCAAGATACAAAAGCCCCCATTACCGCCAGCCACGGAAAGGCATGACAGAGGCAGCCCCCTGCCAGGGAAGAAGCCACCCGTGCCAAG GCATATGCGGGgaccagagagaagagaaaat GATGAAGATGATG tACATCAAAGACTTCCGCCCCAGCCATCACCTCTCCCCATGACCTCCAACACCTTCCCTTCAAGATCTACCAAGCCATCGCCCAAGAACTCCCTCCCATTAACTCACTCGTCTGGAGCCTTCTCAGAAAG TAACACTAACTTTCCGCAGAGCGCCTCCCTGCCACCATACTTCTCTCAAG GTCCTGGCAACAGACCACTTCCCAGAATGGAAGGCAGGAACTTCTCGCCAGTTCCAAGCAAACCTAGACCacaatcccctggggaagaagaG AATTCATTAAATGAAGACTGGTACGTTTCTTATATTACCCGAACAGAGGCAGAAGCAGCTCTTAGAAAGATAAACCAG GACGGCACTTTCCTGGTTAGAGACAGCTCTAAAAAAACAATATCCAATCCATACGTTCTCATGGTGTTGTACAAAGATAAAGTTTACAACATCCAAATCCGTTATCAGGAGGAAAGCCAAGTTTACTTGTTGGGAACTGGACTCCGAGGGAAAGAG GACTTTCTGTCTGTGTCAGATATTATCGACTACTTCAGAAAGATGCCGCTTCTGCTTATTGATGGGAAAAACCGAGGTTCCAGATACCAGTGCACGTTAACGTACTCTGCAGGTTATCCCTAG